A window of Cervus elaphus chromosome 23, mCerEla1.1, whole genome shotgun sequence genomic DNA:
gacagggaagcctagcgtgctgcagtccatggggtcgcagagtcggacacaactgagcgactgaactgaattatttcaGGGGTCTAAttcagtatctggcacatagagAATGCTCAGCAAATGAAGAATGCTTCCCAAGGTTCTGATTAActctgacttctttctttttcagcgGAATAGAAGAGTTTTCTTTTTGACCACTCACCCCTGGCCCCATGGCTGCCATGCAGATGGATCCTGAGCTTGCCAGGCGCCTCTTCTTTGAAGGGGCCACCGTGGTCATCCTGAATATGCCCAAGGGGACAGAGTTTGGCATTGACTACAACTCCTGGGAAGTGGGGCCCAAGTTCCGGGGCGTGAAGATGATCCCGCCGGGCATCCACTTCCTCCACTACAGCTCTGTGGACAAGGCCAATCCCAGGGAGGTGGGCCCTCGCATGGGCTTCTTCCTTAACCTGCAGCAGCGGGGGCTGAAGGTCCTACGCTGGGATGCGGCCCGGGAAGAGGTCGACCTGTCCTCAGCCCCAGAGGCTGAGGTGGAGGCCATGAGGGCCAACCTCCAGGAGCTGGACCAGTTCCTGGGACCTTACCCCTATGCCACGCTCAAGAAGTGGATCTCCCTCACCAGCTTCATCAGTGAGGCCACCGTGGAGAAGCTGCAGCCCGAGAGTCGACAGATCTGTGCCTTCTCAGAGGTGCTGCCTGTGCTCTCCATGAAGCACACCAAGGACCGGGTGGGGCAGAACCTCCCCCGCTGCGGCATCGAGTGCAGGAGCTACCAGGAGGGCCTGGCCCGGCtgcccgagatgaggcccaggGCGGGCACAGAGATCCGCTTCTCCGAGCTGCCCACACAGATGTTCCCAGCGGGCGCCACGCCGGCCGAGATAACCAGACACAGCATGGACCTGAGTTACGCCCTGGAGACGGTGCTCAGCAAGCAGTTCCCCTGCAGCCCCCAGGATGTGCTCGGTGAGGAGGAACAAGGCTTTGAGAATGGGCCAGGGGAGGGGTATATAGCCGAGGGGCTTGAGAAGAGGGAGCCCCTCTTCGATTATTTAGTCTAGTGGTTCCTAAACCTGGCTAGGAGGGGGTCTTACCCAGAATGCTTATTAAAGGAACAGATTCccagggatttccctagtggtccagtggttcagaatccactTTGccgtgcaggggacttgggttctcTCCCTGCTCAGGGTTAGATCCAacaggctgcagagcagctaagcccacatactgcaactactgaccccatgcaccacaacaaaaaaTCCTGCGTGAcacaactgagacctgatgcggccaaataaataaactatatatatatacgtagTTTTTAAAGGTACGGATTCCCAGGCCTTACCCCTGTAGACTGATTCATGACATCTGGAGTGGGTTCCCAGCATTATAGCTGTCTGTCTGCCTGACAGACAAGTGCTGTAGGTGAACCTGATGCAAACAGTCCCATATTGGGGAACCCATGGTATGGCCTCGCCTGCCCAccactccattttacagattgagGTCCATAGAGAGAAGGGATTTGACTGCTAAGTGGTTTAGTCGAAGTGAGATCAGAGCCCAGGGCTCCCGGTTCCCAGGCCCATCTGTGTTCCTGGGAGCCATCCACCTGCCCCGTCAGTTTACTGTTGACTCTCTCGAGGCTTCAACCAGAACAGTGATTTTCTTTTAACTGTTATAGTCTTTATTGTTGTTTTCCCCCACTTATGACAAAAAATGACATATATTTAtccttaaaggaaaacaaaaacgaAAGTCCAAATCCCATCACCTGGAAATAGCCATCTTTGCTCACTTGgttgtacttttctttctttctttttttttaactagaaacacagaaggacATAAGCACCAGTCCACAAAGAAGACATAGCTATTCTAAGTTTGTGTGCAACAGACAACAGAATTGCAAAATACGTGAATGAAAACTTGATAGAATTGAAAGGTGAAATAGGTGGACCCACAATAGTTTTAATCTTCAACACTAAACTCAAAAATTGATTGGACAATTAGATTGAAAATCAGCAAATATTATAGAAACTCAACAACAGCATCAGCAAATAGGatctaattgatatttatagaacattccacCCAACAACCTCAGTATATACATTCATTTCAAATCCTTACAGAACTTAAACAAGTATGACCATATTCTGGGTCTTAAAACAAAGCGTGACAATTTAAAAGGAGTTAAATCATacacaatatttttaatatacacatttttaaggTACATATTTGGATGTATTTCTGTTTAAtatgtttctgtttccttttagtcTTTTTATTCAattatatgtttgtgtatatatgatatttttacaAAAACAGGATTACAGTATATTATCTTGTAATTtgctttaatataaatattattccaTGTCACTGAAATGGTTACTTCTTTTTAGTGGCTACTGAACTTTCATAATTATTGGACCAGCCCCTGTTAATGAATCTTTTAAGATGTTCCTGGTTTCCTTATTGTAAATGCTGTCTAATGAGTCTCCTGGCGTGCCCTTCTGCATAATTTTGGGTTGGAATTGTTCGATCAGAGTGTGCATCCTGCCAGGAGAAGGTCAGGCATCTTTGCTAGCTGATGAGGTTGTGGCCCATCACCTTTGACATGGCATTTGACTTGGTGATTTAGCAAAGTCCTCTTCTGACTGGATAGTTGAAGAATGACTTCCTGTTTCagtttatatttctttgattACTTGTGACAGCAAACATTTGTCACATCTTTAttagctattaatattttttcttttacaagttgtctaatatttgcatatttttctattGGAAGATCAGTGAGAATTTTGACTATAGGGCCTTTTATATAATaggctcagctgataaaaagaGACTTTTTAAGGGGTTGtatctattttcatttcacaagtaACACTTGAAATCCTGGCttcaaaatgaacagaaatcctGTTTTCTACTAAACATCTCAGTTCTTCAAAGTAATCTTGTGAAAAGGTCTGTTGCAAGGATCACTGTATCTTTATGACAgttctttgaaattatttctcaTCTCAATTTAATTTTAGACTAAGCCAGAAAtgtataaatttaaatgaatgcCCTAAATTCAGAGAATAAGCTCATATTTCCACAAACTAACCAGGTAAAGCCAACTGAAGAAGCAAATCATTAACCTCTGTCATACAAAGGAAACTTgactatattttgaaaatattgatcaGACGTCCAAAATGTCTAGACCCCATAGCTATCTGCTCAAATCAAACTTAGTTCCACAAACCTAGGAACAGAGAACCAGTTTTTCCAGATCTCCAGTAGTGACAGAAATTGGACACTGTGTGTTTAAAGACGTGTTTAGTGTTGAGTacatctcttttgttgttgttaattttggccacaccccacagcatgtgggaccttacagttccctaaccagggatcaaacctgcccctCCTGctgtggaaggcagagtcttaaccactggaccaccaggcatgTCCCACATCTGTTCTTTTTATGGCCCATGTGTAGATATGCCACAGAAGCCCCCCTTAAATTTGAAGCCAGAGAGAACATGTCTGATCAGCAGCAGTATATCTTGGCACCCAGGGACCCAGCTGCTCACCCAGGGACAGCGGCTTCTGGACTGTCAGGTCTCTTTGAGACAGGGATCTGCTGGGAATGTGGGAATAATAACTGAGGTTTCTGGAGTGCTATTTTGTGCCAAGCGTTATGCTAAATGCTTTATATGTATTGGGCTGGCccaaaagttcgttcaggtttttccgtACGATGTTATGGAAACCCTGGAATGAATTTTGGGGCCAACGCAATACTGTATCGATTCACTTAATCTCTGCTGCATCCctcaaataaggaaactgaagcataaaCAATAGATTaagtagcttgcccaaggtcacatacctGGGAAGTGgtggagctgagatttgaacccaggcagtttgGCTCCAGAGCGCATGCTCTTAGCCACAAGCTGCTCATAGCAAGTAAATCATAGAGCCCTatgattaaacaaacaaaaataatttggcTGGCAAGCTCACCCTGAAACAAGTACTCATGAATTTTCCTGTTCTAGAAGGCCCTAGAACTATTCCCACCCAATAGAAATCTGTTTTatctttctgttgttcagttgctaagcatTAGATGTGTGACCTTCGGCAAGTCTCTTGACCTCATCTATACACTAAGGCAAATACcaccttccctgaccaccttATGGAGTTGGGCTGAGGGTTATGTGGTGTTATACAGCCTTTCCCTGCCCCTGAAGCAGACCGTCTGCATCAGACTCACCTGGGAAACTTGTCAGAGCTACAGATGCCAAGGCTCCATCATCTGTCCTCAACCAGGATCTCTCACAGTGAGGCTCGGACAGCTTTATTTTTCCCAAGTTCTCCTAGTAATTCAGATGGGCAGCCAGTTTGAGGATCCACTTGGCGCAATGTCCACAGACCCATCTTGTCAACTTGTTAAATGCTAGGTAAATACTCGGTGTGCCTCAGCTCTTGCAGTCTGATCTTAGAGAAATCCAAAACCAGTTGGGTTTCTCATGGCTTGAGTTTATATAGCAGTTCAGCAAACGTTTATTGAGCAGCTGCTAGGTGCAAAACCCCGTGCCAGGCTCTGGAGGAGTGACAAGGCTAGACAGCCGCTTCTGGCTGAGGTCCAGTGGCTCTGATGGCTTAGTCAAGTCAGCCAGCACTGCTCTCCCTCAGGTTCATCTCTCCTTTCTGCACCTTTCAGGTGAGCTTCAGTTTGCTTTCGTGTGCTTCCTGCTGGGGAATGTGTACGAGGCCTTCGAGCACTGGAAGCGGCTCCTGAACCTCCTGTGCCGGTCAGAAGAGGCCATGGCGAAGCACCGCACCCTCTACATCAGCCTCATCTCCGTCCTGTACCACCAGCTGGGCGAGATCCCCGCCGACTTCTTTGTGGACATTGTCTCCCAGGACAACTTCCTCACCAGCACCTTACAGGTGAGCTGGCTTCTGGCCGACACCCAAGTGGGTCAGAATGAAGGCCAAGGAGTGTGAAAGCACTCATAGAGGCTTACATTTTTGTCTCTTGCTGTTCTttccttggggcttccccagggccttagtggtaaagaatctgcctgccaatgcaggagacgcaggtttgatccctggtttgggaagatcccccagagaaggaaatggcaacccactccaatattcttgcctgggaaatccatagacagaggagcctggcgggctatggtccaaggggtcacaaaagagttggacacgacttggcgactgaacaacaatgcttTCCTGAGCCAAGCTTTCTTCATTTCAATTTCCTAATCATAGACCATTCCCTGGTTCTCTTTCTCCTACTCAGTTATAAGCTCCTTAATGCCATAGGCCCTCTTTCTGTACCCTCTTCTCCCTGCCTCACCCCAACATGCCTAGCAGTGGGGCACTTGGAATTTGAATCAGTCCCACCCCTCGAGCAACTGCACTcaaaacagtttttctttctcttggcctAGAGCTGTGAGTTGCCACAACCCAGAAGGACAGAGTTTGGAAGCTAGTTATTCCCAAGGAAACATCTGCAACTGCTTAGATCTCATTTAAGCACGAAAGTAACTTTGATTTCCTGTTCAAACAAAATGTGCCAGTTTCTGCAGAGATCCTCTgatagaaaaaagtgaaatttgcttTTAACTCAGCAATTAAATTTTCATTATGAGTGGTAATTAGGGAAGAAGCTTCAAACAACTTACAATCTTCATCCTGCGCTATTTCCTCCCTTTGCAAACAGATTAGCTCCCATTATGTTCTTGGGACAGCCTCTGTCACTCACGTTTTGTAACTTTCTCGAGTGTagaagaggcagagctgcagGCTGTCAGTTCCAGGATTGCTTTCTTCTCCCTGTGTGGGAGACCCCCATAGGCTTACCCCTTAAAAAGGGGCCAGTCCCTCGTCTCCCACTCCCACGCATGGTAAGAGAAGGAATGAACAGTCATGAAATGCCTATTGACATTTAATGGGCACCATGCTTATCTGTTTATGTGGGTTCCCGCATTTAATCTCTCTGGAGCACCGTAAGGCAGGGaggattattcccattttacagatgagaacactgagacTCAAAAAGGTTAAATCATTCAcagaaggtcacacagctggtaagtggcagagtcaggatttgtACCCAGGCCCGAGTCCTGATTTCAGGCCTGTGCTTATGCCCCAGAGGGAGTGTCGCTCCCTCTGGAAAGAGTCTTGATCGACATTGGTGGCGACACCATCAGGGGCCTgttgctcagaggtaaagaacactTTTCTAAAATCAAAATGCTGTCGGAAGAGTCCCTGTGATCAAGCAGCTGTGATAAAACTCTGGAAGTTGAAGGACATGTGCAGACGAGGGATGAGGCAGGCAAGCTGATGGTTTGAGCCTGGCGTATTCCACTTCATACACGTTATAAAATTGCCCTTTTATTGGTTTTTGATGTAACAGAGAAATTAAATCCCTTTATTCTTCCTCTGCGGGGGAGATCCGCCCCACAGTTACTGGGTTATGGGTTGCAGAGCAGTAGGAGGCCGCAGCCTGCTAACCTGCCTCGCAGTGGCTGTGGCCCACGGGAATACACACTGCCCTTGCGAAGTGCATTAACGCTGTCGGGCAAACATAGGAGCGCCACACTGTGTCACTGGCTGTCCCAGCCATTGTCAGCGCAGCCAACAGCTGAGCTCTAATTGCTGAGGCTTTGTTGCCAGCAATGATTTATGAAGCAGAAAGGGCCCAGCTGGATTGCTCGATATCCAGGTGGGGTGTGCAAAGCTGATGGTTAGAGGCATTCTGTCTTTGGAGTTTTCACCAAGAAAATTCAAtgttattatttggaaaaatCCAGGAcatgtgccttttaaaaaataaatcagcatCTGTTTTTGCGCATCCTTTCTTTATGTACAACATTCTTCTGAAAGTGCTGAGGGACACATACGTGAGTTAGCCTGTTTCTCGGAGGTACAGAACACTTTTCTGAAGCCAGCATACCGTTGGAAGAGTCCCTGTTATCGGGTAGCTGACATATAACTCTGAAAGTTGAAGGCCTTGTGCAGTGGCTTCACTTCATTGATTTAGCAGGTGTTTGCTGAGCACCTGCTGCATACATGGCTCTGATCTAGGACGGGAAGTACAGCTGTGAGCAGACGCAGTCCCTTGGAGTTTATattttggtgggaaagtaaacaaatgaattaaCCGAATGACTCCAGATAGCGCTCAGTGTTTTAGAAGGCAGTACCATTTCCCTAGCCCAGGCCTTTTGGTCTCATCTGGATTGCATCAGACTTTACCAACTTCCATGTTTATCCCTGTTAATCCATCTGTCTCCCACGCTGCCACCAAAAGGCACCTGTGATCCTGTTTCTCTGTCATCCTCATTGCCTACAATCCTAGGTCATGAGGTCCATTCTGATCTAGGTGCTCACCTGTTCTCCagcttctcctttctttccctatTTTCCCCCCATCAACAACAGCAGCAGTGGGCTCCCTGCAAGTTGCCAGATCTGCCATGTTGTTTCAtgccttccttttattttcttaactgtgaaaaatacacgaCGTGAGATTTACCCTCTTAACAACTTTTTAAGTGtgcaattgttgttcagtccctaagtcatgtccaactctttgcaaccccatgactgctctgtcctctgtgtctcctggagtttactcaaattcatatccattgagttggtgatgctatctaaccatctcatcccctactgcccccttctccttttgccttcagtctttcccagcatcagggtcttttctagtaattcagctcttcacaccaggtggccaaagtattggagcttcagctttagtatcagtccttccaatgattattcagggttgatttcctttaggattgactggtttgatctccttgcagtccaaggatacagtacagtattgttaactatgaACAGAGcggatctctagaactttttcatctggTACAACTAAAACTTTATACCCATATTTCATGTCTTCTTAACTGAACCTTGCTTTTCTCCCTGCCTGCTGTGTACTCCTCATCCTACAAGGTGCCATCTCTGATTTCTCCCTCCTTTCCGTACTATTAGCCTACCTTGTACTTGTCACTATTATATGGCACAGGCTGTGTTTGCTGACATGTATGTATTGTCTGTCTGACTTCCCCACTGAGCCATGGGCTTTTTCCAGAAGCCTACTTTTTGTTCATCTGGTTATCTTCAACACCTAGTTGAGGTTTAGAACTTATCTTGCTTTGTGTTACTGGGTGTTTTTAGATGGACACAGTGCATAATTCCTGTGACAATGTAAATAGATGACCgtgctacaatattgtaaacagtGAGGTCTGATCAAAGAGTATTAGGAGCACCAGAgagggttggttggttggttcatTCACACGGGTTGAGATTTAAGAGACAGAGGGTCAAGAATGGCTTTTTTGTAAAGGGGGGCATTTGGCCATGAGCTTGAAGGATGACACAGATTTCAACAGGCAAAATGTGGAAAAGATATTACAAAAGTTTTTTTCGCTTTTTCCATGGTGAGTTACATTGATGCCATCTTGGCACTGAGATCCAGttccccccagcccaccccacgcAGGCACTCAACTCCGGGTGTTTGTGAGGGAATGAATCAGCCCataaaagccttcctcagccagtCGCCTGCTCTCCCCACAGGTCGTCAAGTAAATGGAACCAGCTTTCTTACTTCGGAGTTTAAATGGCTACTACCCACAGAGAGGGactggtgtctgtgtgtgtgagcactTAGACAGCCACATTAGCTTGTGTAAAATCAACCATGTAATGCCCTCTGCCATTAGAGGCCCCTTTGAATAGATGCCACTGGGATTTTTACAAATCCCATGGATTTAGtgtgaataaaaattatttgttttacaaaaatagatagttttttcttttacttaaagcAACTTGAGTCATCATGATTTGTTTAAAGCCAATGAAAAGATAATCTGAATTTAATAGTATGTTATAAAGTGAATTATGtacaaaataagaatttttattgtGATTGCATAGCATTTAGGCATATAGTcatgtaaccttttttttttttttttaaatacttttagtcACAGTAGGCCAAATAGGCTTTCCAGCTTCATTTCTTGCCGGTATTCTAAATACGGTCCATCTTTAACTCTCAAGGGAGAACACTAGCTCTGACAGTGTCTATAGCATAGGCATACcttggagacatgggttcggttcCAGGCTACCACAATAAAGCAGATATCGCccaaagtgagtcacatgaattttttggtttcccagtgtatGTAAAAGTCatacactgggacttccctggtggtccagttgctaagactccatactcccaacccaggggggtcaggttcgatccctggttggggaactagatcccacgtgctgcagctgagggttcacatgttgcaactgaagagcctgtgtgccacaaccaagtcccagtgcagccaagtaaagaaacatttttcttaaaaagtcatACTGTAGTCATATATGATAGTCTATTAAGTGTTTAATAGCGTTATGTCCAAAAACAACCTTAATGAAGAAATACTTTATTGCCAAAAAATgataaccatcatctgagccttcagtgagttgtaATCTTTTTAGTGGTGAaaggtttgaaatattttgagaattgcAAGAATGTGAGGTAGACACAAAGTGAGAAAATGCTGTTAGAAAAATGGCACTAGTAGACTTGCTTCGTGCAGAGTTACCAcagaccttcaatttgtaaaaaaatgcAGTACCcgtgaagtgcaataaaacaacATATACCTGTGTGTTTATCATAACACCGGCCATGATAGACTTCGCCTGCCTgctcctgcacctcctgctgTAAGCTATCCCTTCTGCACACTTTCTGTACATTATTTTGTTTAGCTCTCACAACAATTTAAGAAGTTAAGTATATAATCCCagtttactgatgaggaaacagaaacaggGAGGTCACATAATTTTGCCCAAGATTGCCAGAGCTGGTGGGTGACAAGGCTGAACTTTAATTCTGAATCTCCCATATGTGATTAGAGCCCCAGATAAAACATCCTAAATTCTATAAATTGACCTCAGAAAGCATGATTGCTGCTGCTTTTCGCCTTCTTGGTAATCACTATGAAGTGATAGTCTTGCTTTTAACACCACTTTCTTCTTCTGCAAGTGGAAATGTTCTACCTCTGGCTAGTTTCATTCTAAGTTGAATAATCATTTGggagtttaaaaaattagaaaattgcaTCTTTTTGGTCTAGCCGAAAAATAGGATAAGAAGTGACTCAGCTATCTACTGTGGCATTTTGACTTTCTCAAGGTGACCTGACTGAACTCAATTTATTTAACTTGGGTTTAAAAGAAAGCTTTCACTTTTCTGACTAAAATAATTTACAGTTTTACAATATATAGACTTAATGGTAGATGTATTAATACCTTTTTTTACATTTGAAGAAAAATCTCCAATGGGTGTGCTTTTAGTTTTAGATAAATAGAGATGtttgtaaaatgttatttttctatttcaaaagtatttttaaaatattcagggttaatattCCCATATTAAGGTGATTCATTTctcagtgattttaaaaagtttactgtTTCACAGTAAGCAGATCATTACTAAATTTACATAAGAAGGCATACAATTAATCTAAAAACAAGAGAATCAAAGTAAATTGTCTAAACATCTGTCTCAATGTGAAACTGTCTAAATATCTCCTCTTCTGAATGGTGAATTTTGTAAACTCTTGGGACAAAAATAGATCAGTGGGTCCCAGGGGATAGGGACAGGCGAGGATTTGATCCCTAACGGGCAGCATGAGGGAATATTTTTGGAGTGATGGAACTGTTCAATATCCTGATTGTGATGGGATGTGGGCCTTTAAACTCATAGAACTAGGTTCCAAAAGAAAAAGCTATAAACAGATATCTATCTTGATTATGTCATATACTGGTTGCATGGGtatattgtttgttgtttagtcgctcagtcttgtctgactctttgcgacctcgtagactgtagcttgcctggctcctctgtccatgggattctccaggcaagaacactggagtgggttgccatttccttctccagggggtcttcacgacccagggatcgaaccccggtcttttgagcgtctcctgcattgcaggcggattcttttaccactgagccactggggaagtcagTGTATGGATGTATACATTCATCAAAATGAATCGaacattttaaatggatgaatttaattgtaagtaaattatgcctcaataaagttGGTTTGTTGAAACAGTCAACCTGGACTGTGCCCTGGGTCTTGGAGGCCCACAGAAGGCAGTTCCAGAAGCACCTGGTCTCCAGGCCCCTTGGCTCCCCACAGGCACTGCTGAAAATATCAAGGATGGATTAAGTCTGTTTCAAGACAAAAAGAAGGTCTCGGTAGGGAAGAAGGATTTCAGTTTCCCTACTTGGACTGCATCTTGCTTGACGTGTATCACTTGCTCAGCATTTATCACcatcctcatctgtacaatgggaataGTAATTTCCTGTTCTCCTACCTCCAGGTTTGTAGCAAAGATCAGACTGACAGATTCTTTAAAAAGGACACAGCACTTTTCAAACCTGAAGCCTTATTTTTCAGACTGAAGGCTTCTGTTGTACCTGCCTGGAGTTGATGTAACCCCGCTGGTGGTGTTGGGGAAGTGGGTGGGAGGGCGAACGATGAGTCTGAGCCCACCCGGTTCCAGTCCCTCCCTGTTGGCCATCGCTGAACGCAGGGCGATCCCTCTGTCTCATTCACATCCTTTCAGGGAGCGTTCTGTGGGCTCTAACTCTGTGCTAGGCCCTGGGCAATCTGCCATGTGGGTCACATGGATAATTAGGGAGTGACCCCTACTCTGAAGGGGCACAGATCACAGATCACTGTAATGCAAGCGGAGAGTGAGAAACGCCATAAGGTGAGCTCAGGCATGGTACTGGGGGAGCAGAGGTTGGAGCGGTTCCTTTCAGCTTGGGCTTTTATAAGAGTCCTGTCACACGGAGATGACCTGTGAGCCGATGGCATTCAGGGGCCTCGTAAACCAGCCACCTCCCCAGGACGAGTCCCTTACTCTGTCCGGCACCATCACATAATTATTGAGCAATCATTTGGTGCAGGCACTGTGCCAAAGGAACCCAGAAGTGGATTTTCATAGAACCTATGGTTGTCTTTTGTTCAGTAAACATCTCATGGGTCCTTTTTGTACGTCAGACTTCGTACCAGGGGAGCGGGATGCAGGTATGTGAAGGAGTCAGCGCTTTGGAGTTGCTGCTCAGCTCTTGGGAGAGCTCAGCAGTAAATGGATGAGCAGTGACTGAGAGTGAGGCTATGTCCCGGGTAACCCTGGGCGCCAGGGGAGTGCAGAAGAGCACCTGGTCCATCATGGTCTGGGAAGACGTCCCAAGGGGGCGGCATCTGAGCTGAGCTTGGGTCACTAGTGGGAAGTAGTaggtgcaggaggagaaagcaGGGTGGAAGGGTGCAGTAAGCAGAGGGGATAGCCTGTGTGCGCAGAAATGCAGGAGAGACAATGGACCATCTTTGGGTCGCTGCTCAAGGCAGCTGGAGAGGAAGGACTGTGTAGCGAGTAGTAGAGTTTACCGTGTAAGGAGTGGAGGCTTTTGCTAATTGAGCCATCAGGCCCCCCAGGACCCCTGGAGACAGACCCACGAGGGTTCAGGGCCTCCAGCGCTAAGGCCGTTCGAAACAAGGCTTCCCTGCTTCCCGTACCAGCCCCTCCCCCGAGTTCAGCGCTCCAGAGCGAGCTCCATTAGCCGCCCGCAGACAGGCCGCTGGCTTCCCCACTGCCCGCTGGCCACCGAGCCCGCACAGCCCCTCTAATTAGTTATTGATCCCGTGTTTTGTTGTGGCTGTGCTTCCTGCTCCTGTATTTAGTCGATTCTCAAGCAATGAAACCAGATTCTGTAAGCTGCCCCCCGTCTTCTGCTTCTGTACCCCCTCCCCTGTCACTTCTGTCCCTGCTCCCACCCCAACAGAGTGACTGCAAAAAAAGACTGCAGACGTGAGCCTCACTCCACCTGCTGACAGAAAGAGTGGACAGGCAGGCGGAAGGGCTTGTCTCTAGAAGCAGCTGCAGACTACACCTGCTAACTGTGTCAGGTCACGACCCCTGGAGCCCAGATTCCTTCCGTGCTGGTCTGCGGCCCCTCTGGCATGAGGGTGACGTGGATCAAATTGC
This region includes:
- the AAR2 gene encoding protein AAR2 homolog, which translates into the protein MAAMQMDPELARRLFFEGATVVILNMPKGTEFGIDYNSWEVGPKFRGVKMIPPGIHFLHYSSVDKANPREVGPRMGFFLNLQQRGLKVLRWDAAREEVDLSSAPEAEVEAMRANLQELDQFLGPYPYATLKKWISLTSFISEATVEKLQPESRQICAFSEVLPVLSMKHTKDRVGQNLPRCGIECRSYQEGLARLPEMRPRAGTEIRFSELPTQMFPAGATPAEITRHSMDLSYALETVLSKQFPCSPQDVLGELQFAFVCFLLGNVYEAFEHWKRLLNLLCRSEEAMAKHRTLYISLISVLYHQLGEIPADFFVDIVSQDNFLTSTLQVFFSSARSVAVDATLRQKAERFQAHLTKKFRWDFEAEPEDCAPVVVELPDGMGTS